In Sparus aurata chromosome 2, fSpaAur1.1, whole genome shotgun sequence, a single genomic region encodes these proteins:
- the LOC115595897 gene encoding zona pellucida-like domain-containing protein 1, with protein sequence MTLYLCLPLLVVLLHPAQCLYNCSSVYERTPENSDLTVDCGTSVITLEINLCTAQWSGFNTTDLALNGNHNTTECLGSLDTSVNPPIIRYQLPVNHSQDNPCRQSLQIVDETPDPAGPFSGFSSIQSVIITGYIDTPRSDQGLISYSTDLYYHFSCRYPLEYLINNTQIVASSVSVATKDNNGTFIDTLKIGVYNDSSYVHPLVVPTTGLDLRVRIYVEVKAENLTGNFNVLLDRCFATSSAYNVSNRQQHDFFIGCVVDQKTSMTSNGLSKVARFNFETFRFVKHRDQPKSSIYLHCILRLCEPTKCQELLSACNNNNRRRRSLTPFGKETTDSATVSVGPLYVADEDRPFSAAYSSGAASEGDGVDMTGLAVGVVFGSAAAVLLVLGGWFILKKFYWVGGLPHAFD encoded by the exons ATGACTCTTTACCTTTgcctccctctgctggtggtgctgctgcatCCTGCTCAGTGTCTCTACAACTGCTCCTCTGTGTATGAGCGGACGCCAG AAAACTCGGACCTGACTGTCGACTGTGGCACCAGTGTGATCACCCTGGAGATCAACCTGTGCACGGCCCAGTGGTCAGGCTTCAACACCACCGACCTGGCTCTGAACGGGAACCACAACACCACGGAGTGCCTGGGCTCTCTCGACACCAGTGTGAACCCTCCCATCATCCGTTACCAGCTCCCTGTTAACCACAGTCAGGATAACCCCTGTCGTCAATCTCTGCAG ATTGTGGATGAGACCCCAGATCCAGCGGGTCCCTTCAGTGGCTTCTCAAGTATCCAGTCAGTTATCATCACTGGGTACATAGACACACCCAGATCTGACCAGGGGCTGATCAGCTACTCCACAGATCTCTACTATCACTTCTCCTGCCGCTACCCGCTGGAGTACCTAatcaacaacacacagattGTGGC CTCCTCTGTTTCTGTGGCGACCAAAGACAATAACGGAACCTTCATCGACACGCTGAAAATAGGTGTTTATAAT GACAGCAGCTATGTCCACCCCTTAGTGGTCCCCACAACAGGACTTGACCTACGAGTCAGGATCTATGTGGAGGTCAAGGCTGAAAACCTCACAGGAAA TTTCAATGTACTGCTGGACCGCTGCTTTGCTACTTCCTCTGCTTACAACGTGTCGAACAGACAGCAGCACGACTTCTTCATCGG CTGTGTGGTGGACCAAAAGACATCTATGACGAGCAACGGCCTTTCCAAGGTGGCCCGGTTTAACTTCGAGACGTTCCGCTTTGTCAAGCACCGTGACCAGCCGAAGTCCAGCATCTATCTGCACTGCATACTGAGACTGTGCGAGCCCACCAAATGTCAAGAGCTGCTGTCT GcttgtaataataacaacagaagaagaagatctcTGACTCCTTTCGGAAAGGAAACCACCGATTCTGCCACTGTATCTGTCGGACCTCTTTACGTGGCCGATGAAG ACAGGCCATTTTCTGCTGCCTACA GTAGCGGCGCGGCATCAGAGGGAGATGGCGTGGACATGACGGGCCTGGCGGTGGGGGTGGTGTTCGGCTCGGCTGCTGCCGTCCTGCTTGTTCTGGGAGGCTGGTTCATCCTGAAGAAGTTTTACTGGGTGGGAGGATTACCTCATGCCTTTGACTGA